One part of the Methylobacterium terrae genome encodes these proteins:
- a CDS encoding peptidylprolyl isomerase: protein MLQGFRAASQSWLGKIVVTVVFGLLIAGLAIFGIGDIFRGGGSNAVATVGSTQIPAEALRTAYQNQLQRLSRQSRRPITPDQAKALGLDRQVLAQLITEASLDQKTKDLGLRIPDSAVVRLIQDEPAFKGPNGAFDVNTFRDTLRQAGLTEQGFVQEQRAVAARLQLAEAITAELPVSLAAREAIHRYTAERRAAATFTLPEAAAGEIPAPTDEQVTTFYNDRKSAFRAPEYRSVNLLVLDPATLAKPDAVTDAEARARYESEQTKFGTPEKRSIQQIVFPNDADAAAALARIRSGEVTFDQVATERGLDAKALDLGTFTKSELFDPAVADAAFAAEANAVGEPVKGRFGTVLLRVTAVQPAARKPFEDVAGEVRREIALEKARDGLEKVHDTIEDQRAGAKPLADIAREQGLALVTVPAVDAQGRDPQGKAVEAIPDKDATLAAIFRSDMGADNEALRTRSGGYVWYDVTKIDPAHDKPLAEVRDAVEAQWKTDEVSRRLAAKAREATERLDKGEAIEEVAKSLGQEARTVSDLSRGRGRDGLSAEGVARVFATPVGKSGAASGEGVARVVFRVTSATVPAFVPSAASAVAVEQQYRTALADDILAQYIADVQKQAGVSVNDAAFRRAIGGEY, encoded by the coding sequence ATGCTCCAGGGGTTCCGCGCCGCCAGCCAGAGCTGGCTCGGCAAGATCGTGGTGACGGTGGTGTTCGGCCTCCTGATCGCGGGCCTCGCCATCTTCGGCATCGGCGACATCTTCCGCGGCGGCGGCAGCAACGCGGTCGCCACCGTCGGCAGCACGCAGATCCCGGCCGAGGCCCTGCGCACCGCCTACCAGAACCAGCTCCAGCGCCTGTCGCGCCAGAGCCGCCGGCCGATCACGCCGGACCAGGCCAAGGCGCTCGGCCTCGACCGGCAGGTCCTGGCCCAGCTCATCACCGAGGCCTCCCTCGACCAGAAGACCAAGGATCTGGGGCTTCGCATCCCCGATTCCGCGGTGGTGCGGCTGATCCAGGACGAGCCGGCCTTCAAGGGCCCGAACGGCGCCTTCGACGTCAACACCTTCCGCGACACCCTGCGCCAGGCCGGCCTGACCGAGCAGGGCTTCGTGCAGGAGCAGCGCGCGGTGGCCGCCCGCCTCCAGCTCGCCGAGGCGATCACCGCCGAGCTGCCGGTCTCGCTCGCCGCCCGCGAGGCGATCCACCGCTACACCGCCGAGCGGCGCGCCGCCGCGACCTTCACCCTGCCGGAGGCGGCCGCCGGGGAGATCCCGGCCCCGACCGACGAGCAGGTCACGACCTTCTACAACGACCGCAAGAGCGCGTTCCGGGCGCCCGAGTACCGCAGCGTGAACCTGCTCGTCCTCGATCCGGCGACCCTGGCGAAGCCCGACGCCGTGACCGACGCGGAGGCGCGCGCCCGCTACGAGAGCGAGCAGACGAAGTTCGGGACGCCTGAGAAGCGCTCGATCCAGCAGATCGTATTCCCGAACGACGCCGACGCCGCGGCGGCCCTCGCCCGCATCCGCAGCGGCGAGGTCACCTTCGACCAGGTCGCGACCGAGCGCGGCCTCGACGCCAAGGCGCTCGACCTCGGCACCTTCACCAAGTCCGAGCTGTTCGACCCCGCGGTGGCGGATGCCGCCTTCGCGGCCGAGGCGAACGCCGTCGGCGAGCCGGTCAAGGGCCGGTTCGGGACCGTGCTCCTGCGCGTGACCGCGGTGCAGCCGGCGGCGCGCAAGCCGTTCGAGGACGTCGCAGGCGAGGTCCGCCGGGAGATCGCCCTCGAGAAGGCCCGCGACGGGCTGGAAAAGGTCCACGACACGATCGAGGACCAGCGCGCCGGCGCCAAGCCGCTCGCCGACATCGCCCGCGAGCAGGGCCTGGCCCTCGTCACGGTTCCGGCGGTGGACGCGCAGGGGCGCGACCCGCAGGGCAAGGCCGTCGAGGCGATTCCCGACAAGGACGCGACGCTGGCGGCGATCTTCCGCAGCGACATGGGCGCCGACAACGAGGCCTTGCGCACCCGCTCGGGCGGCTACGTCTGGTACGACGTCACCAAGATCGACCCGGCCCACGACAAGCCGCTGGCCGAGGTCCGCGACGCCGTCGAGGCGCAGTGGAAGACCGACGAGGTCTCCCGCCGGCTCGCTGCCAAGGCGCGCGAGGCGACCGAGCGGCTCGACAAGGGCGAGGCGATCGAGGAGGTGGCGAAGTCCCTCGGCCAGGAGGCCAGGACCGTCTCCGACCTCTCCCGCGGTCGGGGCCGCGACGGGTTGAGCGCCGAGGGCGTCGCGCGCGTCTTCGCCACCCCGGTGGGCAAGTCCGGCGCCGCCTCCGGCGAGGGCGTCGCCCGGGTGGTGTTCCGGGTGACGAGCGCCACCGTGCCGGCCTTCGTGCCGAGTGCGGCGAGCGCGGTCGCGGTCGAGCAGCAGTACCGGACGGCGCTCGCCGACGACATCCTGGCCCAGTACATCGCCGACGTCCAGAAGCAGGCCGGAGTCTCGGTCAACGACGCCGCGTTCCGGCGCGCCATCGGCGGCGAGTACTGA
- a CDS encoding SGNH/GDSL hydrolase family protein, with translation MTWLIFGDSHIGAFRHAAESGWITRPCEFFEVGGATAIGLRNPNSQTHALEIFSSHLMPARPDAIPVLQLGEVDCGFVIWWRADKLGEGVEAQLYASINAHLGYVDQLIASGYSQVVLTGAVPPTIQDGQDWGEIANMRREVTTSIAERTELTHRYNALLKNGAQNRNCPFVDITPALLDPATGVLADHYRSDDPNDHHLHSARAGKLWAEALNRIEASAAT, from the coding sequence GTGACATGGCTCATCTTCGGCGACAGCCACATAGGTGCATTTCGGCATGCCGCAGAAAGCGGCTGGATCACGCGTCCATGCGAATTTTTTGAGGTTGGTGGGGCTACTGCTATAGGATTGCGCAACCCGAACAGTCAGACCCATGCTCTTGAGATATTCTCCTCACACTTAATGCCGGCCCGGCCCGACGCTATACCTGTCCTGCAGCTCGGCGAGGTCGATTGCGGTTTCGTAATATGGTGGCGTGCTGATAAGCTGGGAGAAGGGGTCGAAGCGCAACTTTATGCTTCTATCAACGCCCACTTGGGCTATGTGGACCAACTTATCGCTAGTGGTTATTCGCAGGTAGTCTTGACTGGCGCGGTGCCGCCGACCATTCAGGATGGGCAGGACTGGGGTGAAATTGCCAATATGCGCCGTGAGGTGACCACATCGATAGCGGAGCGGACTGAGTTGACCCATCGCTATAATGCCCTCCTGAAAAATGGCGCTCAAAATAGAAACTGCCCTTTCGTTGATATTACCCCAGCGCTACTTGATCCGGCGACTGGCGTATTAGCGGACCACTATAGATCAGATGACCCAAACGACCACCATTTGCATAGCGCACGGGCTGGCAAGCTTTGGGCTGAAGCTTTGAACCGGATTGAGGCTTCGGCCGCTACTTAG
- the trpE gene encoding anthranilate synthase component I — translation MLVAPSPEIAAAAYAAGRPVLLRATLVADLETPVAAFLKLKAGREGAAFLLESVEGGAVRGRYSMIGLDPDLIWRCANGRAERASAPDLAAFTGEDAGPLDSLRALIAESAIPAEAGLPPMAAGLFGYLGYDMVREMERLDAPHPDPIGVPDAILVRPTVMVVFDAVRDEIALVAPIRPVAGLSARAAYEAAVARLECAADALEGPLPVEARQNPTEVPAPAQVSNIAPDDFLGMVARAKEYIAAGDIFQVVLSQRFESPFTLQPLALYRALRRVNPAPFLCYLDFGDFQIVCSSPEILVRVRDGAVTIRPIAGTRRRGATPEEDRALADELLADPKERSEHLMLLDLGRNDVGRVAEIGSVRVTDSFFLEFYSQVMHIVSNVEGRLDPRHDAISALAAGFPAGTVSGAPKVRAMQIIDELEREKRGPYGGCIGYFGADGQMDTCIVLRTAIVKDGRMHVQAGAGIVHDSDPASEQQECVNKAKALFRAAEEAVRFAAQARRGQ, via the coding sequence ATGCTCGTCGCCCCCTCCCCCGAGATCGCGGCGGCAGCCTACGCGGCGGGCCGCCCGGTCCTGCTGCGCGCGACCCTGGTGGCCGATCTCGAGACGCCGGTCGCCGCCTTCCTGAAGCTGAAGGCGGGCCGCGAGGGCGCCGCCTTCCTGCTCGAATCGGTCGAGGGCGGCGCGGTGCGCGGCCGCTACTCGATGATCGGCCTCGACCCCGACCTGATCTGGCGCTGCGCCAACGGCCGGGCCGAGCGCGCGTCGGCTCCCGACCTCGCCGCCTTTACGGGCGAGGACGCGGGCCCGCTCGACAGCCTGCGGGCGCTGATCGCCGAGAGCGCGATCCCGGCGGAAGCCGGGCTGCCCCCGATGGCGGCGGGCCTGTTCGGCTATCTCGGCTACGACATGGTGCGGGAGATGGAGCGCCTCGACGCCCCCCATCCCGACCCGATCGGGGTGCCGGACGCGATCCTGGTCCGCCCGACCGTGATGGTGGTGTTCGACGCGGTGCGCGACGAGATCGCGCTCGTGGCGCCGATCCGCCCCGTCGCCGGCCTCTCGGCGAGGGCCGCCTACGAGGCGGCGGTGGCGCGGCTCGAGTGCGCCGCCGACGCGCTGGAGGGCCCGCTGCCGGTCGAGGCGCGGCAGAACCCGACCGAGGTCCCGGCGCCCGCCCAGGTCTCGAACATCGCCCCCGACGACTTCCTCGGCATGGTCGCCCGCGCCAAGGAATACATCGCGGCCGGCGACATCTTCCAGGTGGTGCTGTCGCAGCGCTTCGAATCGCCCTTCACCTTGCAGCCGCTGGCGCTCTACCGGGCGCTCCGCCGGGTCAATCCGGCGCCGTTCCTGTGCTACCTCGATTTCGGCGACTTCCAGATCGTCTGCTCGTCGCCCGAGATCCTGGTGCGGGTGCGCGACGGCGCGGTGACGATCCGGCCGATCGCCGGCACGCGCCGCCGCGGCGCGACGCCGGAGGAGGACCGGGCGCTCGCCGACGAGCTGCTGGCCGATCCGAAGGAGCGCTCCGAGCACCTGATGCTGCTCGACCTCGGCCGCAACGACGTCGGCCGCGTCGCCGAGATCGGCAGCGTGCGGGTGACGGATTCGTTCTTCCTCGAATTCTACAGCCAGGTCATGCACATCGTGTCGAACGTCGAGGGCCGCCTCGACCCCCGGCACGACGCCATTTCGGCGCTGGCCGCGGGCTTTCCCGCCGGCACGGTCTCGGGCGCCCCGAAGGTCCGGGCGATGCAGATCATCGACGAACTGGAGCGCGAGAAGCGCGGGCCCTACGGCGGCTGCATCGGCTATTTCGGCGCCGACGGCCAGATGGACACCTGCATCGTTCTGCGCACCGCGATCGTCAAGGACGGCCGGATGCACGTCCAGGCGGGGGCCGGCATCGTGCACGATTCCGATCCGGCCTCCGAGCAGCAGGAATGCGTCAACAAGGCCAAGGCGCTGTTCCGCGCGGCCGAGGAAGCGGTGCGCTTCGCCGCACAGGCGCGGCGGGGGCAGTAG
- a CDS encoding ABC transporter ATP-binding protein, with the protein MIRLDNVTKIYKTDGYRRTILDQASLTLKPGVSYGILGINGAGKSTTLRLLAGCELPTKGRVIRTTRISWPLGFAGGFHPLMTGRENVIFVARIHGEDPRRVLAFVEDFAELGDYINVPIRNYSSGMGARLAFGMSMAIPFDCYIVDEITGVGDARFAKRCEEVWGQRRANADIIMCSHSMDTIRDYAQQGIVLANGRAVIYPDVNDAIEVYQRLNQ; encoded by the coding sequence ATGATCCGCCTCGACAACGTCACCAAGATCTACAAGACGGACGGATACCGTCGCACCATCCTCGATCAGGCGTCGCTGACCCTGAAGCCCGGGGTGAGCTACGGCATCCTGGGCATCAACGGCGCCGGCAAGTCGACCACCTTGCGGTTGCTGGCCGGCTGCGAGCTGCCCACCAAGGGCCGCGTGATCCGCACCACCCGCATCTCCTGGCCGCTCGGCTTCGCGGGCGGCTTCCACCCGTTGATGACGGGCCGAGAGAACGTGATCTTCGTCGCGCGCATCCACGGCGAGGATCCGCGCCGGGTGCTGGCCTTCGTGGAGGATTTCGCCGAGCTCGGCGACTACATCAACGTGCCGATCCGCAACTACTCCTCGGGCATGGGCGCCCGCCTCGCCTTCGGCATGAGCATGGCGATCCCCTTCGATTGCTACATCGTCGACGAGATCACCGGCGTCGGCGACGCGCGCTTTGCCAAGCGCTGCGAGGAGGTGTGGGGCCAGCGGCGGGCGAATGCCGACATCATCATGTGCTCGCACTCGATGGACACGATCCGGGACTACGCCCAGCAGGGGATCGTGCTGGCGAACGGCCGCGCCGTGATCTATCCGGACGTCAACGACGCGATCGAGGTCTACCAGCGCCTCAACCAGTGA
- a CDS encoding DUF6894 family protein, with the protein MPRFYFHVFDSAAVLDPEGAELPNWQDAQSHAIRYMGEILQSNAKLIDWHDDFHMDVTDKTGLLLFRLDFSIVRSVALNYTSGLISSDASPMSAVASRHGEPSDK; encoded by the coding sequence ATGCCTCGCTTCTACTTTCATGTTTTTGATAGCGCCGCTGTTCTCGATCCTGAGGGTGCAGAATTACCTAATTGGCAAGATGCACAGTCGCATGCGATACGTTACATGGGTGAAATATTACAATCGAATGCGAAATTAATTGACTGGCATGACGATTTTCATATGGATGTAACAGATAAGACAGGACTGTTGCTGTTTAGATTAGATTTCAGCATAGTAAGATCCGTTGCGCTGAATTATACTTCAGGACTGATTTCGAGCGATGCTTCCCCCATGTCGGCCGTGGCCTCAAGGCACGGCGAGCCCTCAGACAAATGA
- a CDS encoding efflux RND transporter permease subunit: protein MRLNVSAWAIRKPIPSIVLFLVLGLLGIVSFRSLPITRFPNIDIPIVSVTVTQAGAAPSELQTQVTKWVEDAVAGVKGVKHIISSITEGTSTTTIEFRLEVNTDRAVNDVKDAIAKVRMNLPRTIDEPIIARVEIAGLPIMVYGASAPAMTPEDLSWFVDDVVARQIQGLRGVGGVERLGGVAREVRVTLKPDRLLALGITAADVNRQLRLTSADMAGGRAEIGGQEQSIRTLAASSTLDTLAATSIALPGGRKVRLDDLATLSDGAEEPRTFARLNGQPVVAFAISRANGASDASVSEVVVKKIEELGKDYPGVHFDRIDSSVTNTIGNYESAMHSLVEGAALAVLVVFLFLRDWRATLIAAVALPLSVFPTFWAMSAMGFSLNAVSLLAITLVTGILVDDAIVEIENIVRHMRLGKSPYRAAIEGADEIGLAVIAITATLIAIFAPVSFMGGIAGQYFKQFGLTIAAAVFMSLLVARLITPMMAAYFLRDHGHHEERDGPVMRLYNRVVLWSVRHKYVTLVVGLALFAASIMSTGLLPAGFLPKEDAARTLMVVELPPGARLDDTIAVTDRIAQRLRTLPEVRSVFVDGGRQLPGKKEVRLATFTVNLTPKNARARKQADVEAAIMDLMRDEADVRYWSLREGGQRDFTLIVAGSDTAQVTEVADRMQREVAALPNLVNVMSTAPLDRTEVRIRPKAGVAADLGVSTDTIAETVRVGTIGDIGQNLAKFNATDRQIPIRVQLPMSLRGDLPALESLKVPAKNGASVPLSAVADISLGRGPTAIDRYDRAVRVALEANMQGSDALGEQIKLAMNVPTARNLPPGVSLRQTGDAEVMGEVFEGFALAMGAGLMMVLGVLILLFASFFQPLTILFSLPLSIGGAILGLLIFNRPISMPVVIGILMLMGVVTKNAIMLVDFAVEEMARGVDRVTAITQAGAKRARPIVMTTIAMAAGMVPSAMAFGIGGEFRSPMAIAVISGLIVSTLLSLLFVPAIFLLMDDLSRLMGRLFGRFVGAVDEPPGHEGTHRPAAAE, encoded by the coding sequence ATGCGCCTGAACGTCTCCGCCTGGGCGATCCGCAAGCCGATCCCCTCGATCGTGCTCTTCCTGGTGCTCGGGCTGCTCGGGATCGTGAGCTTCCGCAGCCTGCCGATCACCCGATTCCCCAACATCGACATCCCGATCGTCTCGGTGACGGTGACGCAGGCCGGCGCCGCGCCAAGCGAGCTCCAGACCCAGGTCACCAAGTGGGTCGAGGACGCGGTGGCGGGGGTGAAGGGCGTCAAGCACATCATCTCGTCGATCACCGAGGGGACCTCGACGACGACGATCGAGTTCCGCCTCGAGGTGAACACCGACCGCGCCGTCAACGACGTCAAGGACGCGATCGCCAAGGTCCGGATGAACCTGCCCCGGACGATCGACGAGCCGATCATCGCCCGGGTCGAGATCGCCGGCCTGCCGATCATGGTCTACGGCGCCTCCGCGCCCGCGATGACGCCCGAGGACCTGTCGTGGTTCGTCGACGACGTGGTGGCGCGCCAGATCCAGGGCCTGCGCGGCGTCGGCGGCGTCGAGCGCCTCGGCGGCGTCGCCCGCGAGGTCCGGGTGACCCTGAAGCCCGACCGGCTGCTCGCACTCGGCATCACCGCGGCGGACGTGAACCGGCAATTGCGCCTGACCTCCGCCGACATGGCCGGCGGCCGGGCCGAGATCGGCGGCCAGGAACAGTCGATCCGCACGCTCGCCGCCTCCTCGACCCTCGACACCCTCGCGGCGACCTCGATCGCGCTGCCGGGCGGGCGCAAGGTTCGGCTCGACGACCTCGCCACCCTGAGCGACGGCGCCGAGGAGCCCCGCACCTTCGCCCGCCTCAACGGCCAGCCCGTCGTCGCCTTCGCGATCTCGCGGGCGAACGGCGCCAGCGACGCCTCGGTGAGCGAGGTGGTGGTCAAGAAGATCGAGGAGTTGGGGAAGGACTATCCGGGCGTCCACTTCGACCGGATCGATTCCTCGGTCACCAACACCATCGGCAACTACGAATCCGCCATGCACAGCCTGGTGGAGGGCGCAGCGCTGGCGGTGCTGGTGGTGTTCCTGTTCCTGCGCGACTGGCGCGCGACGCTGATCGCCGCGGTGGCGCTGCCGCTCTCGGTCTTCCCGACCTTCTGGGCGATGAGCGCGATGGGCTTCTCGCTCAACGCGGTGAGCCTGCTCGCCATCACCCTCGTCACCGGCATCCTGGTCGACGACGCGATCGTCGAGATCGAGAACATCGTCCGCCACATGCGGCTCGGCAAGTCGCCCTACCGCGCGGCGATCGAGGGCGCCGACGAGATCGGGCTCGCCGTCATCGCCATCACCGCGACGCTGATCGCGATCTTCGCGCCCGTGTCGTTCATGGGCGGCATCGCCGGCCAGTACTTCAAGCAGTTCGGCCTCACCATCGCGGCGGCCGTCTTCATGTCGCTGCTCGTCGCCCGCCTCATCACCCCGATGATGGCCGCCTACTTCCTGCGCGACCACGGCCACCACGAGGAGCGCGACGGCCCGGTGATGCGGCTCTACAACCGCGTCGTGCTGTGGTCGGTGCGGCACAAATACGTGACGCTGGTCGTCGGCCTCGCCCTCTTCGCCGCCTCGATCATGTCCACCGGCCTCCTGCCCGCCGGCTTCCTGCCGAAGGAGGACGCCGCCCGCACCCTGATGGTGGTCGAACTGCCCCCGGGGGCGCGGCTCGACGACACGATCGCGGTCACCGACCGGATCGCCCAGCGCCTGCGCACCCTGCCGGAGGTGCGCTCGGTCTTCGTCGACGGCGGCCGCCAGCTGCCGGGCAAGAAGGAAGTGCGGCTCGCCACCTTCACCGTCAACCTGACGCCGAAGAACGCCCGCGCCCGCAAGCAGGCCGACGTGGAGGCGGCGATCATGGACCTGATGCGCGACGAGGCCGACGTGCGGTACTGGTCCCTGCGCGAGGGCGGCCAGCGCGACTTCACGCTCATCGTCGCCGGCAGCGATACCGCCCAGGTGACCGAGGTGGCGGACAGGATGCAGCGCGAGGTCGCGGCCCTGCCGAACCTCGTCAACGTGATGTCGACCGCGCCCCTCGACCGGACCGAGGTCCGGATCCGGCCGAAGGCCGGGGTCGCCGCCGATCTCGGCGTCTCGACCGACACCATCGCCGAGACGGTGCGGGTCGGGACGATCGGCGACATCGGCCAGAACCTCGCCAAGTTCAACGCCACCGACCGGCAGATCCCGATCCGGGTGCAGCTGCCGATGAGCTTGCGCGGCGACCTCCCGGCGCTCGAGAGCCTGAAGGTGCCGGCGAAGAACGGGGCGTCCGTGCCGCTCTCGGCGGTGGCCGATATCAGCCTCGGCCGCGGGCCGACCGCGATCGACCGCTACGACCGCGCCGTGCGGGTGGCGCTGGAGGCCAACATGCAGGGCTCGGACGCGCTCGGCGAGCAGATCAAGCTCGCGATGAACGTGCCGACGGCCCGCAACCTGCCGCCCGGCGTCAGCTTGCGCCAGACCGGCGACGCCGAGGTGATGGGCGAGGTGTTCGAGGGCTTCGCGCTGGCGATGGGCGCCGGCCTGATGATGGTGCTCGGCGTCCTGATCCTGCTCTTCGCCTCGTTCTTCCAGCCGCTGACCATCCTGTTCTCGCTGCCGCTCTCGATCGGCGGCGCGATCCTCGGCCTCCTGATCTTCAACCGGCCGATCTCGATGCCGGTGGTGATCGGCATCCTGATGCTGATGGGCGTGGTGACCAAGAACGCGATCATGCTGGTCGATTTCGCCGTCGAGGAGATGGCCCGCGGCGTCGACCGCGTCACCGCCATCACCCAGGCCGGCGCCAAGCGTGCCCGCCCGATCGTGATGACGACGATCGCCATGGCGGCCGGCATGGTGCCGAGCGCGATGGCCTTCGGCATCGGGGGCGAGTTCCGCTCGCCCATGGCGATCGCGGTCATCTCGGGCCTGATCGTCTCGACGCTTCTGTCGCTGCTGTTCGTGCCGGCGATCTTCCTCCTGATGGACGACCTGTCGCGCCTGATGGGCCGGCTGTTCGGGCGCTTCGTCGGCGCGGTGGACGAGCCGCCGGGGCACGAGGGGACGCATCGGCCGGCGGCGGCGGAGTAG
- a CDS encoding TetR/AcrR family transcriptional regulator: protein MPSQSSPARLDSTEERRTRILDAAEACFVRDGFHRATMHDVAAEAGMSPGNLYRYFPSKDAIVAGLAERDRAAVAEDFSGIEAHPDMMQAFAVLARRHLAEAPAEKAVLCLEMWAEATRNPAMAAICRDFEREIAARLSSLYRRAQERAEAPAPGADPEALARLAMVMADGIMVRRALSPDFTPGPIIDAMLTLIGAALDGRFDPTGTASAESSLANPEPAR, encoded by the coding sequence GTGCCGTCCCAATCCAGCCCCGCCCGCCTCGATTCGACCGAGGAGCGCCGCACCCGCATCCTCGATGCGGCGGAGGCCTGCTTCGTCCGTGACGGCTTCCACCGTGCCACGATGCACGACGTGGCGGCGGAGGCCGGCATGAGCCCGGGCAACCTCTACCGCTACTTCCCGTCGAAGGACGCGATCGTGGCCGGCCTCGCCGAGCGCGACCGCGCCGCCGTGGCCGAGGATTTTTCCGGCATCGAGGCGCATCCGGACATGATGCAGGCCTTCGCGGTCCTGGCGCGGCGCCACCTCGCCGAGGCGCCGGCCGAGAAGGCCGTGCTCTGCCTCGAGATGTGGGCCGAGGCGACCCGCAACCCCGCCATGGCGGCGATCTGCCGGGATTTCGAGCGCGAGATCGCGGCGCGGCTGTCCAGCCTCTACCGCCGGGCTCAAGAGCGGGCCGAGGCGCCGGCGCCCGGCGCCGACCCGGAGGCGCTCGCCCGCCTCGCCATGGTGATGGCCGACGGCATCATGGTCCGCCGCGCGCTCTCGCCAGATTTCACCCCCGGCCCGATCATCGACGCCATGCTGACCCTGATCGGCGCGGCGCTCGACGGCCGCTTCGACCCGACGGGGACGGCCTCGGCCGAATCCTCGCTTGCCAACCCGGAACCCGCCCGATGA
- the tpiA gene encoding triose-phosphate isomerase encodes MTTERPRPLVAGNWKMNGLRASLTVAEAVRDGLDAGLAQRIDVLVCPPATLVGATAAALEGSAVKVGGQDVHAEASGAYTGNVSAEMLADAGATYTIVGHSERRAYHRESDADIRAKALAARRAGLVAIICVGETREEREAGRTLEVVRGQLAGSLPEGATAADTVIAYEPVWAIGTGLTPTVEDVAEVHALIRRELEARLGAEGAKVRILYGGSVKPSNAAELMGVANVDGALVGGASLKAEDFLGIAAAYR; translated from the coding sequence ATGACGACCGAACGGCCGCGCCCGCTGGTGGCGGGAAACTGGAAGATGAACGGCCTCCGGGCCTCGCTGACGGTGGCCGAGGCGGTCCGCGACGGCCTCGATGCCGGGCTGGCGCAGCGCATCGACGTGCTGGTCTGCCCGCCCGCGACGCTGGTCGGCGCGACCGCCGCGGCGCTCGAGGGTTCGGCCGTCAAGGTCGGCGGCCAGGACGTCCATGCCGAGGCGAGCGGCGCCTATACGGGCAACGTCTCGGCCGAGATGCTGGCCGATGCCGGCGCGACCTACACGATCGTCGGCCATTCCGAGCGCCGCGCCTACCACCGCGAGAGCGATGCCGACATCCGCGCCAAGGCGCTGGCCGCCCGTCGCGCCGGCCTCGTGGCGATCATCTGCGTCGGCGAGACCCGCGAGGAGCGCGAGGCCGGCCGGACCCTCGAGGTCGTGCGCGGCCAGCTCGCCGGCTCCCTGCCCGAGGGCGCCACGGCCGCCGACACGGTGATCGCCTACGAGCCGGTCTGGGCGATCGGCACCGGGCTGACCCCGACGGTGGAGGACGTCGCCGAGGTCCACGCGCTGATCCGCCGGGAACTCGAGGCGCGGCTCGGCGCCGAGGGCGCCAAGGTGCGGATCCTCTACGGCGGCTCGGTGAAGCCCTCGAACGCGGCCGAGCTGATGGGCGTCGCCAATGTCGACGGGGCGCTCGTCGGCGGCGCGAGCCTGAAGGCGGAGGACTTCTTGGGGATCGCGGCGGCGTATCGCTGA
- a CDS encoding efflux RND transporter periplasmic adaptor subunit, protein MTRPRRLAGFLAALALAAGPARAAETLPSAGPVVATAPAPAVTVAVAAEREIVERAVVTGSLVPRDEILVSPEIEGSRITELLVEEGDRVAKGAVLARLSREMIDTQLAQNAAAIARAEGAVAQARSTIVQAEAAQVEASLSLERAQSLAKTGNATAAVLEQRESAAKGADGKLSAARNGLAIAQADLAQARAQRAELDLKLARTEIRAPEGGIVSRRTARVGATATAAAEPLFRLIARGEIELEGEVPETGLARLRPGAPANLDLDTPDGPVSVSGRVRVVYPEIDRATRLGKVRIRLEADPRLRIGAFARGAVEAARRTGVAVPLASVVYGPSGPTVLVVSGERVEARTIRTGLSAGGFIEARDGVKAGEAVVARAGSFLRDGDRVRPIYPAMPATAEAGRP, encoded by the coding sequence ATGACCCGCCCCCGTCGCCTCGCCGGTTTCCTGGCCGCCCTCGCCCTCGCCGCCGGCCCGGCTCGCGCCGCCGAGACCCTGCCCTCGGCCGGTCCCGTGGTCGCGACCGCCCCGGCGCCCGCCGTCACCGTCGCGGTCGCCGCCGAGCGCGAGATCGTCGAGCGCGCCGTCGTCACCGGCAGCCTGGTGCCGCGGGACGAGATCCTGGTCTCGCCGGAGATCGAGGGAAGCCGCATCACCGAATTGCTGGTGGAGGAGGGCGACCGGGTCGCCAAGGGCGCGGTGCTGGCCCGGCTCTCGCGCGAGATGATCGACACCCAGCTCGCCCAGAACGCCGCCGCCATCGCCCGCGCCGAGGGCGCGGTCGCGCAGGCCCGCAGCACCATCGTGCAGGCCGAGGCCGCGCAGGTCGAGGCCTCGCTGTCGCTGGAGCGCGCGCAGTCGCTGGCCAAGACCGGCAACGCCACCGCGGCGGTGCTGGAGCAGCGAGAATCGGCGGCCAAGGGCGCGGACGGCAAGCTGTCGGCCGCCCGCAACGGGCTCGCCATCGCGCAGGCCGACCTCGCCCAGGCCCGGGCGCAGCGGGCCGAGCTCGACCTGAAGCTCGCCCGCACCGAGATCCGGGCGCCGGAGGGCGGCATCGTCAGCCGCCGCACCGCCCGGGTCGGCGCGACGGCGACCGCCGCCGCCGAGCCGCTGTTCCGGCTGATCGCCCGCGGCGAGATCGAGCTCGAGGGCGAGGTGCCGGAGACCGGCCTCGCGCGGCTGCGCCCCGGCGCTCCCGCGAACCTCGACCTCGACACGCCGGACGGGCCGGTCTCGGTCTCGGGCCGCGTGCGCGTCGTCTATCCGGAGATCGACCGGGCGACGCGGCTCGGCAAGGTCCGCATCAGGCTCGAGGCCGATCCGCGCCTGCGCATCGGCGCCTTCGCCCGCGGCGCGGTCGAGGCGGCGCGCCGCACCGGCGTGGCCGTGCCGCTGGCTTCCGTGGTCTACGGTCCGTCGGGCCCGACCGTGCTGGTGGTCTCCGGCGAGCGGGTCGAGGCCCGCACGATCCGCACCGGCCTCTCGGCCGGCGGCTTCATCGAGGCCCGCGACGGGGTCAAGGCCGGGGAGGCCGTGGTGGCGCGGGCCGGCAGCTTCCTGCGCGACGGCGACCGGGTCCGCCCGATCTACCCGGCGATGCCCGCCACCGCCGAGGCCGGGCGTCCTTGA